A window of the Lolium perenne isolate Kyuss_39 chromosome 7, Kyuss_2.0, whole genome shotgun sequence genome harbors these coding sequences:
- the LOC139833532 gene encoding uncharacterized protein yields MVVANTLFRKREYHLVTFSSGLHSSQIDFVLSRREDRRACIDCKVIPGESVVPQYKLVVSDFLFRICVQRGKRAKVARTKWWKIKGEASQAFRERVIKEGPWEEGGDANMMWTSMATCLRKVAVEEFGVTKGSRREANDTWWWNDEVQKVIREKNDCFRCLYLDRSAANMEKYKVAKKVAKRAVSKARGRAYEDLYQRLNMKEGERDIYKMAKFRERKTRDINEVKCIKDREDQHLVKDEAIKRRWQEYFDNLYNGEVESSTIELDDSFDDTSMCFVRRIQESGVKDALRRMKGGKAMGPDGIPIEAWRGLGDIDIGSTKGQL; encoded by the exons ATGGTCGTAGCTAACACCCTCTTTAGGAAGAGAGAATACCATCTAGTGACGTTCAGTAGTGGTCTACACTCTAGCCAGATTGATTTTGTCCTCTCTAGAAGAGAAGACAGACGCGCCTGCATTGATTGTAAGGTGATACCTGGAGAGAGTGTTGTCCCTCAATATAAGCTGGTGGTTTCTGACTTTCTCTTTAGGATCTGTGTCCAGCGGGGTAAGCGCGCCAAAGTCGCTAGAACAAAGTGGTGGAAGATCAAGGGTGAGGCATCCCAGGCTTTCAGGGAGAGGGTTATTAAGGAGGGCCCTTGGGAGGAAGGAGGAGATGCAAACATGATGTGGACGAGTATGGCGACCTGCTTGCGGAAGGTCGCTGTAGAGGAGTTTGGGGTGACTAAGGGAAGTAGAAGGGAAGCTAATGATACATGGTGGTGGAACGATGAGGTCCAGAAGGTTATTAGGGAGAAGAATGACTGTTTCAGATGCCTATATCTGGATAGGAGTGCAGCTAACATGGAGAAGTACAAGGTGGCGAAGAAGGTTGCGAAGCGGGCGGTGAGTAAAGCAAGGGGTCGGGCGTATGAGGACCTCTACCAACGTTTAAACATGAAGGAAGGCGAAAGGGACATCTATAAGATGGCCAAGTTTAGGGAGAGGAAGACGAGGGATATCAACGAAGTGAAATGCATTAAGGACAGAGAGGATCAGCATCTTGTGAAGGATGAGGCGATCAAGCGTAGATGGCAGGAGTACTTTGACAACCTTTACAATGGAGAGGTTGAGAGCTCTACCATTGAGCTAGACGACTCCTTTGATGATACCAGCATGTGTTTTGTGCGACGTATCCAGGAGTCTGGAGTTAAGGATGCATTAAGGAGGATGAAAGGAGGCAAGGCGATGGGTcctgatggtatccccatcgaggCGTGGAGAGGCCTTGGAGACATAGATATA GGATCCACcaagggtcagctttga